In a single window of the Rhopalosiphum padi isolate XX-2018 chromosome 1, ASM2088224v1, whole genome shotgun sequence genome:
- the LOC132928512 gene encoding cyclic nucleotide-gated cation channel alpha-3 isoform X1 has protein sequence MRLVQSIAGRRESADAQPATSTSSTRLLHHGQSADLEQISIVSSNATPSQVTYGTGLVTANGPRIVPGTITSTGRIGERLSISGTRLDTGSPVRFGTKSSVESLRLSAGRQSLLDLVGCRFGVNRKPPQTCFSHSRDSLTPVYTNQTSSCLPSGIASSDSDIAAKAGGKSSSGQHRPSRVNFDSPSAGVGDGGSGGGDGGNTGSGSASGATAAAASSGGGGGGSTTTGRASYNNARGSICFDGGRQKNGGPRQYRDRTSDRVKGIRWSFVFDPAGQLCYYWNMVVSMAFLYNFWVIIYRFAFSEINRNTIVVWFCLDYICDLLYVIDILFHFRTGYLEDGVLQTDAAKLRNHYMNSTTFYIDCLCLLPLDFLYLSIGFNSILRSFRIVKIYRFWAFMDRTERHTNYPNLIRSGSLIHYLLVIFHWNGCLYHIIYKNNGFGSKNWVYTDSDTEETDTVKRYLQSYYWCTLALTTIGDLPKPRSNGEYAFVICQLLFGLLLFATVLGHVASIVVSVSAGRKEFQDGTAQSKLDGVKTYMRMRRVPNHLQTKVIKWFDYLWLTQKCSDEEKAISCLPDKLKAEIAINVHLDTLKRVEIFQNTEAGFLCELVLKLRPVLFSPGDYICRKGEVGKEMYIVSRGKLQVVTDDGKSVLAVLRAGSYFGEISILNMGTAGNRRTASVRSVGYSDLFVLSKKDMWDVLKEYPTARIRLEAIATKRLEKYKTDPSPDDKLEGLVGRRCKSTPGIVESQIKVEDEMWLQSSEGLLRPAATFNSNINNRTSFSPTASPSFRSNAAATLESPLSSKYSLDQEHHHHHHHHVQDAQKPQATTSGTGKDATMVSALEAEINRLQERLIAVETENLYLNKKVTQQRWDMDHRLAEIEMQICKDVGSSADSSCDDNERNKESII, from the exons GAACGATCACCAGCACAGGGCGGATTGGCGAACGATTAAGCATATCTGGCACAAGATTAGATACTGGGAGTCCAGTAAGATTTGGTACTAAATCCAGTGTCGAATCACTTAGGCTTTCGGCTGGCCGACAAAGCTTACTCGACTTGGTAGGATGTAGATTTGGCGTTAATCGAAAACCACCTCAG ACCTGTTTTTCCCACTCCCGAGACTCGTTGACACCAGTTTACACAAACCAGACTAGCAGTTGTCTGCCGAGTGGCATAGCCAGCTCGGATTCGGACATAGCGGCCAAGGCGGGCGGCAAATCGTCTTCCGGGCAACACCGTCCGAGCCGAGTCAACTTCGATAGCCCCAGTGCTGGGGTAGGTGACGGTGGTAGCGGAGGTGGTGATGGGGGTAACACCGGAAGCGGAAGTGCTTCAGGCGCGACCGCGGCGGCAGCGTCaagcggcggtggtggtggtggcagCACCACGACTGGTAGGGCGTCATACAACAACGCTCGCGGTTCCATCTGTTTCGATGGTGGCCGGCAAAAGAACGGCGGTCCTCGGCAGTACAGAGACCGGACATCCGACCGAGTCAAGGGCATACGATGGTCGTTTGTGTTTGACCCCGCCGGACAACTCTGCTACTACTGGAATATGGTCGTGTCTATGGCATTCCTCTACAATTTCTGGGTGATCATCTATCGGTTCGCGTTCAGCGAAATAAACC GTAATACAATTGTGGTTTGGTTTTGTCTGGACTATATATGCGATCTCCTTTATGTGATAGACATATTATTCCACTTTCGCACGGGTTACCTGGAGGACGGCGTGCTGCAGACTGACGCCGCCAAACTGCGCAACCACTACATGAACTCGACTACGTTCTATATAGACTGCCTGTGCCTGTTGCCGTTAGACTTCCTCTATCTGTCCATAGGGTTCAACTCCATACTCCGATCATTTCGGATAGTAAAGATCTACCGGTTCTGGGCGTTCATGGACCGGACCGAACGGCACACCAATTACCCGAACCTCATCCGATCCGGTAGCCTTATCCACTACTTGTTGGTGATATTTCACTGGAACGGGTGTCTCTACCACATAATCTACAAAAACAACGGGTTCGGTAGCAAGAATTGGGTATACACAGACTCGGACACCGAGGAAACGGACACGGTTAAGCGGTACCTACAAAGCTACTACTGGTGCACGCTGGCGTTGACCACCATCGGTGACTTGCCCAAACCCAGAAGCAATGGCGAGTACGCGTTCGTCATATGCCAGTTGCTGTTCGGTCTTCTACTGTTCGCCACCGTTCTCGGCCACGTAGCGAGTATAGTGGTGAGCGTGAGCGCGGGTCGCAAAGAATTCCAAG atGGTACTGCTCAAT cgAAATTGGACGGTGTTAAAACTTACATGCGAATGAGAAGAGTACCGAATCACTTGCAGACCAAAGTGATTAAATGGTTTGACTACCTCTGGTTAACGCAAAAATGTTCAGACGAAGAAAAAGCCATTAGCTGTTTACCGG ATAAACTAAAAGCTGAGATCGCAATAAACGTACATCTGGATACGCTAAAAAGGgtagaaatatttcaaaacacgGAAGCAGGATTCCTTTGTGAACTGGTGCTGAAATTAAGGCCCGTGTTGTTTTCTCCCGGGGATTATATATGTAGAAAAG GGGAAGTCGGCAAAGAAATGTATATAGTCAGTAGAGGGAAACTACAAGTGGTCACCGACGACGGCAAGTCGGTTTTAGCAGTACTTCGAGCAGGGTCATATTTTGGAGAAATCAGTATACTTAATATGGGAACAGCAG GGAATAGGCGGACTGCTTCAGTCCGGTCAGTAGGCTATAGCGATCTATTCGTTTTGTCGAAAAAAGATATGTGGGATGTGCTCAAGGAATACCCTACTGCCAGAATCAGACTAGAGGCAATAGCGACTAAACGGCTGGAAAAGTACAAAACCGACCCTAGTCCAGACGATAAATTAGAAG GATTAGTCGGAAGGCGATGCAAGTCAACACCCGGGATCGTAGAAAGCCAAATTAAAGTAGAAGATGAAATGTGGTTGCAATCTAGTGAAGGTCTTTTAAGGCCAGCGGCTACATTTAATAGTAACATCAATAACAGGACTTCATTTAGTCCTACCGCAAGTCCAAGTTTCAG ATCGAACGCCGCAGCTACTTTAGAATCTCCTCTGTCTAGTAAATATTCTCTAGATCAAGAacaccaccatcaccaccatcaCCATGTTCAAGATGCTCAAAAACCACAAGCGACAACTTCGG gtacAGGTAAAGATGCAACGATGGTGTCCGCATTGGAAGCAGAAATCAATAGACTTCAAGAACGTTTGATAGCAGTGGAAACAGAGAACTTATACCTCAATAAGAAAGTTACTCAACAACGATGGGATATGGACCATAGACTAGCAGAAATTGAAATGCAGATTTGTAAAGACGTTGGAAGTAGTGCAGATAGTAGTTGTGACGATAACGAAAGAAATAAAGAGTCGATCATCTAA
- the LOC132928512 gene encoding cyclic nucleotide-gated cation channel alpha-3 isoform X2, with protein sequence MRLVQSIAGRRESADAQPATSTSSTRLLHHGQSADLEQISIVSSNATPSQVTYGTGLVTANGPRIVPGTITSTGRIGERLSISGTRLDTGSPVRFGTKSSVESLRLSAGRQSLLDLVGCRFGVNRKPPQTCFSHSRDSLTPVYTNQTSSCLPSGIASSDSDIAAKAGGKSSSGQHRPSRVNFDSPSAGVGDGGSGGGDGGNTGSGSASGATAAAASSGGGGGGSTTTGRASYNNARGSICFDGGRQKNGGPRQYRDRTSDRVKGIRWSFVFDPAGQLCYYWNMVVSMAFLYNFWVIIYRFAFSEINRNTIVVWFCLDYICDLLYVIDILFHFRTGYLEDGVLQTDAAKLRNHYMNSTTFYIDCLCLLPLDFLYLSIGFNSILRSFRIVKIYRFWAFMDRTERHTNYPNLIRSGSLIHYLLVIFHWNGCLYHIIYKNNGFGSKNWVYTDSDTEETDTVKRYLQSYYWCTLALTTIGDLPKPRSNGEYAFVICQLLFGLLLFATVLGHVASIVVSVSAGRKEFQAKLDGVKTYMRMRRVPNHLQTKVIKWFDYLWLTQKCSDEEKAISCLPDKLKAEIAINVHLDTLKRVEIFQNTEAGFLCELVLKLRPVLFSPGDYICRKGEVGKEMYIVSRGKLQVVTDDGKSVLAVLRAGSYFGEISILNMGTAGNRRTASVRSVGYSDLFVLSKKDMWDVLKEYPTARIRLEAIATKRLEKYKTDPSPDDKLEGLVGRRCKSTPGIVESQIKVEDEMWLQSSEGLLRPAATFNSNINNRTSFSPTASPSFRSNAAATLESPLSSKYSLDQEHHHHHHHHVQDAQKPQATTSGTGKDATMVSALEAEINRLQERLIAVETENLYLNKKVTQQRWDMDHRLAEIEMQICKDVGSSADSSCDDNERNKESII encoded by the exons GAACGATCACCAGCACAGGGCGGATTGGCGAACGATTAAGCATATCTGGCACAAGATTAGATACTGGGAGTCCAGTAAGATTTGGTACTAAATCCAGTGTCGAATCACTTAGGCTTTCGGCTGGCCGACAAAGCTTACTCGACTTGGTAGGATGTAGATTTGGCGTTAATCGAAAACCACCTCAG ACCTGTTTTTCCCACTCCCGAGACTCGTTGACACCAGTTTACACAAACCAGACTAGCAGTTGTCTGCCGAGTGGCATAGCCAGCTCGGATTCGGACATAGCGGCCAAGGCGGGCGGCAAATCGTCTTCCGGGCAACACCGTCCGAGCCGAGTCAACTTCGATAGCCCCAGTGCTGGGGTAGGTGACGGTGGTAGCGGAGGTGGTGATGGGGGTAACACCGGAAGCGGAAGTGCTTCAGGCGCGACCGCGGCGGCAGCGTCaagcggcggtggtggtggtggcagCACCACGACTGGTAGGGCGTCATACAACAACGCTCGCGGTTCCATCTGTTTCGATGGTGGCCGGCAAAAGAACGGCGGTCCTCGGCAGTACAGAGACCGGACATCCGACCGAGTCAAGGGCATACGATGGTCGTTTGTGTTTGACCCCGCCGGACAACTCTGCTACTACTGGAATATGGTCGTGTCTATGGCATTCCTCTACAATTTCTGGGTGATCATCTATCGGTTCGCGTTCAGCGAAATAAACC GTAATACAATTGTGGTTTGGTTTTGTCTGGACTATATATGCGATCTCCTTTATGTGATAGACATATTATTCCACTTTCGCACGGGTTACCTGGAGGACGGCGTGCTGCAGACTGACGCCGCCAAACTGCGCAACCACTACATGAACTCGACTACGTTCTATATAGACTGCCTGTGCCTGTTGCCGTTAGACTTCCTCTATCTGTCCATAGGGTTCAACTCCATACTCCGATCATTTCGGATAGTAAAGATCTACCGGTTCTGGGCGTTCATGGACCGGACCGAACGGCACACCAATTACCCGAACCTCATCCGATCCGGTAGCCTTATCCACTACTTGTTGGTGATATTTCACTGGAACGGGTGTCTCTACCACATAATCTACAAAAACAACGGGTTCGGTAGCAAGAATTGGGTATACACAGACTCGGACACCGAGGAAACGGACACGGTTAAGCGGTACCTACAAAGCTACTACTGGTGCACGCTGGCGTTGACCACCATCGGTGACTTGCCCAAACCCAGAAGCAATGGCGAGTACGCGTTCGTCATATGCCAGTTGCTGTTCGGTCTTCTACTGTTCGCCACCGTTCTCGGCCACGTAGCGAGTATAGTGGTGAGCGTGAGCGCGGGTCGCAAAGAATTCCAAG cgAAATTGGACGGTGTTAAAACTTACATGCGAATGAGAAGAGTACCGAATCACTTGCAGACCAAAGTGATTAAATGGTTTGACTACCTCTGGTTAACGCAAAAATGTTCAGACGAAGAAAAAGCCATTAGCTGTTTACCGG ATAAACTAAAAGCTGAGATCGCAATAAACGTACATCTGGATACGCTAAAAAGGgtagaaatatttcaaaacacgGAAGCAGGATTCCTTTGTGAACTGGTGCTGAAATTAAGGCCCGTGTTGTTTTCTCCCGGGGATTATATATGTAGAAAAG GGGAAGTCGGCAAAGAAATGTATATAGTCAGTAGAGGGAAACTACAAGTGGTCACCGACGACGGCAAGTCGGTTTTAGCAGTACTTCGAGCAGGGTCATATTTTGGAGAAATCAGTATACTTAATATGGGAACAGCAG GGAATAGGCGGACTGCTTCAGTCCGGTCAGTAGGCTATAGCGATCTATTCGTTTTGTCGAAAAAAGATATGTGGGATGTGCTCAAGGAATACCCTACTGCCAGAATCAGACTAGAGGCAATAGCGACTAAACGGCTGGAAAAGTACAAAACCGACCCTAGTCCAGACGATAAATTAGAAG GATTAGTCGGAAGGCGATGCAAGTCAACACCCGGGATCGTAGAAAGCCAAATTAAAGTAGAAGATGAAATGTGGTTGCAATCTAGTGAAGGTCTTTTAAGGCCAGCGGCTACATTTAATAGTAACATCAATAACAGGACTTCATTTAGTCCTACCGCAAGTCCAAGTTTCAG ATCGAACGCCGCAGCTACTTTAGAATCTCCTCTGTCTAGTAAATATTCTCTAGATCAAGAacaccaccatcaccaccatcaCCATGTTCAAGATGCTCAAAAACCACAAGCGACAACTTCGG gtacAGGTAAAGATGCAACGATGGTGTCCGCATTGGAAGCAGAAATCAATAGACTTCAAGAACGTTTGATAGCAGTGGAAACAGAGAACTTATACCTCAATAAGAAAGTTACTCAACAACGATGGGATATGGACCATAGACTAGCAGAAATTGAAATGCAGATTTGTAAAGACGTTGGAAGTAGTGCAGATAGTAGTTGTGACGATAACGAAAGAAATAAAGAGTCGATCATCTAA